Proteins co-encoded in one Aspergillus luchuensis IFO 4308 DNA, chromosome 6, nearly complete sequence genomic window:
- a CDS encoding putative aldehyde dehydrogenase (COG:C;~EggNog:ENOG410PICX;~InterPro:IPR015590,IPR029510,IPR016161,IPR016162, IPR016163;~PFAM:PF00171;~SMCOG1017:aldehyde dehydrogenase;~antiSMASH:Cluster_6.1;~go_function: GO:0016491 - oxidoreductase activity [Evidence IEA];~go_function: GO:0016620 - oxidoreductase activity, acting on the aldehyde or oxo group of donors, NAD or NADP as acceptor [Evidence IEA];~go_process: GO:0055114 - oxidation-reduction process [Evidence IEA]), giving the protein MVTTTAIPLIIHGKDILLSNNDRKHPITSKSAPHLKFFQGATSDLAVQAVESCASAFPSWSQTPPEERRRLLLNLARLLREKSSTIQTLIKDEIHCTPLWSQLNVEIAAGIVEETASTITDAISGTIPSSQGNTYALVMKKPLGVVLGIAPWNAPVILGLRSVIPVIAAGNTAILKGSELSPQTHYFLAALFREAGFPPGVVNFVLHRPQDAAEIYECMIQHPAVKKCNFTGSTQVGRVIASKAAMALKPVLLELGGKNPVVVLEDADLDQAADEIIAAGYLNNGQICMSTDLVYVVQSVAKELTKKILERLHSEDRPHKVISAAGRARLTQLVEDARSKGAVIHQARNPLAEDPLAFPATVIEGVTEEMEFYTIESFGPVFGIIAVESAEQGLQMVKRSAYGLSSAVFTRDHFKALGMSADIAVGAVHVNGGTVHDEPTLPHGGVGDSGYGRFGGKWGLNEFLQTQTVILNRVRASL; this is encoded by the exons ATGGTCACCACAACCGCAATTCCCCTCATCATTCACGGCAAAGATATACTCCTCTCCAACAATGACCGCAAACACCCCATCACTTCTAAATCCGCACCACACCTAAAATTTTTCCAAGGCGCAACCTCCGATCTCGCCGTTCAAGCAGTTGAATCCTGTGCAAGTGCCTTCCCGTCATGGTCACAAACACCCCCCGAGGAACGTCGACGTCTGCTTCTCAATCTGGCCAGG CTCCTTCGCGAAAAATCCAGCACCATCCAAACTCTCATCAAAGATGAAATTCACTGCACACCACTCTGGTCCCAGCTCAATGTCGAAATAGCAGCCGGCATTGTCGAGGAGACCGCATCAACAATAACAGACGCCATCAGCGGCACGATCCCTTCATCGCAGGGAAATACGTATGCGCTTGTCATGAAGAAGCCGCTCGGTGTGGTGCTGGGCATCGCGCCGTGGAACGCGCCGGTGATTTTGGGATTGAGATCGGTGATTCCGGTAATTGCGGCGGGTAATACAGCGATTTTGAAG GGTTCCGAATTGAGTCCTCAAACGCATTACTTCCTCGCTGCGCTGTTCAGAGAAGCAGGGTTCCCACCCGGAGTGGTGAACTTTGTTCTGCATCGGCCGCAGGACGCAGCGGAAATCTACGAGTGTATGATTCAGCATCCGGCTGTGAAGAAGTGCAATTTCACAGGGTCGACGCAGGTGGGACGTGTGATTGCGTCCAAGGCGGCGATGGCGTTGAAGCCAGTGCTGCTGGAGTTGGGTGGTAAGAATCCCGTTGTGGTATTGGAAGATGCGGATCTGGATCAGGCAGCGGACGAAATTATTGCGGCTGGTTATCTGAAT AATGGCCAGATTTGCATGTCGACTGATCTCGTCTATGTTGTTCAGTCCGTGGCGAAGGAGTTGACCAAGAAGATCCTAGAGCGCTTGCACAGCGAAGATCGGCCACACAAGGTTATCTCGGCGGCGGGTCGAGCTCGTCTTACGCagttggtggaggatgcaAGGTCCAAGGGTGCTGTCATTCACCAGGCTCGCAACCCTCTCGCTGAGGATCCCTTGGCTTTCCCAGCTACGGTGATTGAAGGTGTCACGGAAGAAATGGAGTTCTATACAATCGAGTCGTTTGGCCCGGTATTTGGCATCATTGCTGTTGAATCAGCAGAACAGGGTCTGCAGATGGTTAAGCGGTCCGCGTACGGCCTATCGTCGGCGGTGTTTACGCGGGACCATTTCAAGGCCCTCGGGATGTCTGCAGATATTGCCGTCGGAGCGGTCCATGTCAATGGAGGCACGGTGCATGATGAACCGACGTTACCGCACGGAGGAGTGGGAGACAGTGGATATGGTCGATTTGGAGGGAAATGGGGTTTGAATGAGTTTTTACAGACGCAGACTGTGATTTTGAATCGGGTTCGGGCTTCCTTGTAG
- the KHA1 gene encoding Kha1p (COG:P;~EggNog:ENOG410PI23;~InterPro:IPR006153,IPR038770;~PFAM:PF00999;~TransMembrane:12 (o30-47i59-77o89-110i122-147o159-184i196-220o226-246i267-300o345-367i379-404o410-432i480-499o);~go_component: GO:0016021 - integral component of membrane [Evidence IEA];~go_function: GO:0015299 - solute:proton antiporter activity [Evidence IEA];~go_process: GO:0006812 - cation transport [Evidence IEA];~go_process: GO:0055085 - transmembrane transport [Evidence IEA]), with the protein MSSNSTTKVKAQGGILEGSNPAHYDSSNPIVIFIIQAGIIIIFCRLLHWPLSKIRQPRVIAEVIAGVILGPSVMGRIPGFTDTIFPTASIPNLNLVANLGLVLFLFLVGLETNLRFLVSNWRVAVSVSAAGMILPFGLGCAIAYGLYNTFQDEPGTVDINFGTFLLFIGIAMAITAFPVLCRILTELKLLGTNVGVIVLSAGVGNDVVGWILLALCVALVNAGTGLTALWVLLVCVGYILFLTFIFRPLFLRFLRHTGSLQKGPSQSVVAITLLIALASAFFTQIIGIHAIFGGFIIGLLCPHEGGFAIKLTEKIEDLVAALFLPLYFTLSGLQTDLGLLDTGTVWGYVVGIIAIAFTAKVAGGAIASRLCGLLWRESFSIGVLMSCKGLVELIVLNIGLQAHILSTRTFTMFVVMALVTTFATTPLTVALYPKWYQVKVERWRRGEIDWKTGNPIPSDARTDSIALAKEQQRALPVRKLLVYLRLDGLSSICTLAALLSPNRPPLPKQHPDTLASPDPAAEETATPTNKTEEDQDQEDDQDPKPTLQVHGVRLLELTDRDSSVMTVSELDQLHYPLWDPVVNTFRAFGQWHDLSIVAGVSVVPEHSYADTVVSMARDDSTDLLLLPWSETGSMSEHHSLDLNSVLDDPIATRFVASAPYTTFAESVLRNVRCNVGLLVERTPRRRNNGRGLRDKPSLGGLSIHSGKLNLGGGIGGDRGLAVVPTTRKAHHILFPYFGGKDDRFAVRLVLQLIRNDQVTATVVHVVTGGGGVAAPKAAVAAGVLGGVRNRKKDSGSTSSSSGGGDGGKKRDVDDSDAVYLAALKDSLDEEVAARMVFKKLVLAGGIEDSSSGVVERVVEHVKEELGRLGSGQRADGLVVVGRGSVGLDTMGDDGDEDKDGGRGVLGLLGQKLVKMGGGDVLVVQARDSL; encoded by the exons ATGTCCTCCAACTCTACCACCAAAGTCAAGGCTCAAGGAGGCATCCTCGAAGGCAGCAATCCAGCCCACTATGACTCGTCCAATcccatcgtcatcttcatcattcaG GCCGgcataatcatcatcttctgtcGCCTGCTGCACTGGCCGCTCTCTAAGATTCGCCAGCCGCGCGTAATTGCAGAGGTCATCGCTGGCGTCATACTAGGCCCGTCGGTAATGGGCCGTATTCCCGGCTTCACCGATACCATATTTCCGACCGCCTCTATTCCAAACTTGAATCTGGTCGCGAATCTGGGGCTGGTGCTGTTTCTATTCCTTGTTGGGTTGGAAACCAATCTGCGCTTCCTGGTCAGCAATTGGCGTGTGGCAGTTAGCgtgtctgctgctggtatGATTCTGCCATTTGGGCTCGGTTGTGCGATTGCCTATGGACTTTACAACACTTTCCAGGATGAGCCTGGCACGGTGGATATCAACTTTGGCACCTTTTTGCTCTTTATCGGTATTGCTATGGCTATCACC GCATTCCCCGTCCTGTGTCGTATATTGACAGAGCTCAAACTTCTGGGAACCAATGTCGGAGTCATCGTCCTCTCAGCTGGCGTTGGAAACGACGTCGTCGGCTGGATCCTGCTCGCTCTGTGTGTCGCCCTCGTCAACGCAGGCACTGGGTTAACCGCACTCTGGGTGTTGCTCGTCTGCGTGGGCtatatcctcttcctcaccttcaTTTTCCGACCACTGTTTCTGCGCTTCCTCCGCCACACGGGCAGTTTGCAAAAAGGACCCAGTCAGTCCGTGGTCGCCATTACGCTTCTCATCGCACTGGCATCCGCCTTCTTTACCCAGATCATCGGCATCCACGCCATCTTTGGTGGTTTCATCATCGGCCTGCTGTGTCCCCACGAAGGCGGCTTCGCTATCAAACTAACCGAGAAGATCGAGGATCTCGTCGCGGCgcttttcctccctctctacTTCACACTCTCCGGCCTCCAAACCGACCTGGGCCTGCTCGATACCGGCACTGTCTGGGGCTACGTGGTCGGCATCATTGCCATCGCCTTTACGGCCAAAGTAGCCGGCGGTGCGATCGCCTCGCGACTCTGCGGCCTCCTCTGGCGCGAGAGCTTCTCCATTGGCGTGCTCATGAGCTGCAAAGGTTTAGTCGAGCTGATCGTCTTG AACATCGGCCTGCAAGCCCACATCCTCAGCACTCGCACCTTCACCATGTTCGTCGTCATGGCCCTAGTAACCACCTTCGCCACCACCCCTCTCACCGTCGCTCTCTACCCAAAATGGTACCAAGTTAAAGTCGAGCGCTGGCGCCGCGGCGAAATCGACTGGAAGACCGgcaaccccatcccctccgaCGCCCGCACCGACAGCATCGCCCTTGCCAAAGAACAGCAGCGCGCACTCCCCGTCCGCAAACTCCTCGTCTACCTACGCCTCGACGGCCTCTCCAGCATCTGTACCCTTGCCGCGCTGCTATCCCCGAATCGACCCCCTCTCCCAAAACAACACCCTGACACCCTCGCGTCACCTGACCCCGCCGCAGAAGAAACAGCCACTCCCACCAACAAGACAGAGGAAgaccaagatcaagaagacgACCAAGACCCTAAACCCACCCTCCAAGTCCACGGCGTCCGCCTCCTCGAACTCACAGACCGCGACTCTAGCGTCATGACCGTCTCCGAACTCGACCAACTCCATTACCCACTTTGGGATCCAGTCGTTAACACCTTCCGCGCCTTCGGCCAATGGCACGATCTCTCCATCGTTGCCGGCGTCTCCGTCGTACCCGAACACTCTTACGCAGATACAGTGGTTAGCATGGCCCGCGATGACTCGACggatctgcttctcctcccttGGAGCGAAACGGGGTCCATGTCTGAACATCATTCACTGGATCTGAATTCCGTTCTGGATGATCCGATCGCCACCCGCTTTGTGGCCTCCGCGCCGTATACAACTTTCGCGGAGAGTGTGTTGCGCAATGTACGGTGTAatgtggggttgttggttgaGAGGacgccgaggaggaggaataatGGGCGTGGGCTGCGCGATAAGCCTTCGCTTGGGGGGCTGAGTATACATAGTGGGAAACTGAATCTGGGTGGGGGGATTGGTGGTGACAGGGGTCTTGCGGTGGTGCCGACGACCAGAAAGGCGCATCATATCCTGTTCCCGTATTTCGGGGGCAAGGATGATCGCTTTGCGGTTAGGTTGGTTCTGCAGTTGATTAGGAATGATCAGGTTACGGCGACGGTCGTGCATGTTGTTactggtgggggtggggttgCGGCGCCgaaggctgctgttgctgctggtgtttTGGGAGGGGTGAGGAATAGGAAGAAGGATAgtggtagtactagtagtagcagtggtggtggtgatggtggtaagAAgcgtgatgttgatgactcGGATGCGGTGTATCTTGCTGCGCTGAAGGATTcgttggatgaggaggtggcggcgcGGATGGTGTTCAAGAAATTGGTTCTTGCTGGCGGGATcgaggatagtagtagtggggtggtggagagggtggttgaGCATGTCAAGGAGGAACTGGGGAGATTAGGGTCTGGCCAACGGGCCgatgggttggttgttgtggggaggggaagtgtGGGGCTGGATACAatgggggatgatggagacgaagataaagatggggggagaggagtgCTGGGGCTGCTGGGGCAGAAGCTTGTCAAGATGGGTGGTGGGGACGTGTTGGTTGTGCAGGCAAGGGATTCTCTATGA
- a CDS encoding uncharacterized protein (COG:S;~EggNog:ENOG410PZ8S;~antiSMASH:Cluster_6.1), which produces MEVIINRLEVRIKAAISRSVGEQKKNELDPELSKHFDLAKKESRQEQQGQGSSCPHKAVTSIKPEDVEKTFGISIDSTGGNWTLSAKDRVAIPQHLREALRDIDIVIEGAPLNEAHTRARIDAVLFSTLAAAKREERSNQNRMSSSSTQSVRSVHLQFEKDMKMEWTFPNKKRWLVTGRTDYSLWYGEPGQMEANLVVCEAKSKGVMGVDQTLVYMGQYTDYMVF; this is translated from the exons ATGGAGGTGATAATTAACCGTCTAGAGGTCAGAATTAAGGCCGCCATCTCGCGGTCTGTTGgtgagcagaagaagaacgagcTAGATCCAGAACTCTCCAAACATTTCGATTTAGCCAAGAAGGAGTCACGCCAAGAACAGCAAGGTCAAGGGTCATCATGCCCTCATAAGGCAGTTACTAGTATAAAGCCTGAAGATGTCGAAAAGACCTTCGGCATCTCTATTGATTCAACCGGTGGAAACTGGACTCTATCGGCGAAGGATCGCGTCGCAATCCCCCAACACCTTA GAGAAGCACTACGTGATATAGATATCGTGATAGAAGGGGCACCGCTTAATGAGGCGCATACCCGGGCCCGAATCGATGCCGTGCTCTTCAGCACCCTCGCCGCAGcaaagagggaggaaagatcAAACCAGAATCggatgtcttcctcgtccaccCAATCTGTCCGATCCGTACACTTGCAATTTGAAAAGGACatgaagatggaatggaCATTTCCCAACAAGAAAAGATGGCTAGTAACTGGCAGGACCGATTACTCACTTTGGTACGGAGAACCTGGCCAGATGGAAGCAAATCTTGTCGTGTGCGAGGCGAAGAGTAAGGGGGTGATGGGCGTGGACCAAACTCTCGTTTACATGGGTCAGTATACAGATTATATGGTTTTCTAA
- a CDS encoding uncharacterized protein (COG:U;~EggNog:ENOG410QDYE;~InterPro:IPR020846,IPR011701,IPR036259;~PFAM:PF07690;~TransMembrane:12 (i97-117o137-157i164-182o188-209i221-244o256-274i329-355o367-386i406-425o431-455i475-493o499-521i);~go_function: GO:0022857 - transmembrane transporter activity [Evidence IEA];~go_process: GO:0055085 - transmembrane transport [Evidence IEA]) has translation MDKMDKSQPALSTHTENASPGPSSVTASTASGRVAGGKYLEGVNESSAHDGPLQTVDFDLPVTVTQRMVQDGNQYIVLDFVPGDKENPFNWDPKYKAFISALLCLMTLFIGLATTAYSSGISDMASDLGTSQEIAQLGLFLFNFTCALAPLFLAPFCELAGRRVVYTGAYFCFAIMFIGLALGKNIGTILVCRALLGLFGCVGTILVGGTFGDMYRPEDRAIPVATFSFIAIFGTVGAPIYAGFIDQALGWRWVEGIQGLANIPLGLVILFFLPETRGSVALGKRAKALRTHTGDDRYVTENDLEAPSLKTMLHNSSVKAIKMLATEPVVFAFGLWIAFAWFLTFLFLSVIPITFQEKKGWNEGVSGLPYIALCLGTTMGFGLNFFQIRKYESLVKIGEARPEARLYGALYGAVWLPIGLFIYSFTQYADLPWIAPVIALVLIAIGIFFIFESCYSFTSDCYGESSSSAIAGQGFMRNTLGAVSPLFASQFFHNVGSQYAGLILALIASALTLIPYVLFWYGPQLRARSKLASLVVHGDSEKKGHSAGQGV, from the coding sequence ATGGACAAAATGGACAAGTCCCAACccgccctctccacccaTACGGAGAATGCCTCCCCCGGCCCCTCCAGCGTGACTGCTTCAACGGCGTCGGGTCGTGTGGCTGGTGGGAAGTACCTCGAGGGTGTCAACGAGAGCTCGGCCCATGATGGCCCCCTCCAAACCGTTGACTTCGACCTCCCTGTGACCGTCACCCAACGCATGGTTCAAGACGGCAACCAATACATCGTCCTCGACTTCGTCCCGGGAGACAAGGAGAACCCTTTCAACTGGGACCCCAAGTACAAGGCTTTCATCAGCGCCCTTCTCTGTCTCATGACCCTCTTTATCGGTCTCGCCACAACAGCCTACAGCTCCGGTATCAGCGACATGGCCTCTGACCTGGGCACTTCTCAAGAAATTGCTCAGCTcggtctcttcctcttcaacttcacctGTGCCTTGGCTCCGCTATTCCTGGCCCCCTTCTGTGAGTTGGCTGGACGTCGTGTCGTCTACACTGGCGCCTACTTCTGCTTCGCCATCATGTTCATCGGTCTCGCCCTGGGCAAGAACATCGGCACCATCCTCGTCTGCCGTGCCCTGCTCGGTCTGTTCGGTTGTGTCGGTACCATCCTTGTCGGTGGTACCTTCGGTGACATGTACCGCCCGGAGGACCGCGCCATCCCCGTTGCAACCTTCTCTttcatcgccatcttcggTACCGTCGGTGCCCCCATCTACGCCGGCTTCATCGACCAAGCTCTGGGCTGGCGCTGGGTTGAGGGTATCCAGGGTCTTGCCAACATTCCCCTcggcctcgtcatcctcttcttcctccccgaaACCCGTGGTAGCGTCGCCCTCGGCAAGCGCGCCAAGGCCCTCCGCACTCATACCGGTGACGACCGTTACGTGACCGAGAACGACCTCGAAGCCCCCTCCCTCAAGACCATGCTTCACAACTCCTCCGTCAAAGCCATCAAGATGCTGGCCACCGAGCCTGTCGTGTTCGCCTTCGGTCTCTGGATCGCTTTCGCCTGGTTCTtgaccttcctcttcctcagcgtcatccccatcaccttccaagaaaagaagggctGGAACGAGGGTGTCTCCGGCCTCCCCTACATCGCCCTCTGCCTGGGAACCACCATGGGCTTTGGtctcaacttcttccagatccgCAAGTACGAGTCCCTTGTTAAGATCGGTGAGGCTCGCCCCGAGGCTCGTCTTTATGGTGCCCTCTACGGCGCTGTCTGGCTCCCCATCGGTCTCTTCATCTACTCTTTCACCCAGTACGCCGACCTGCCCTGGATCGCTCCCGTCATTGCCCTGgtcctcatcgccatcggtatcttcttcatctttgaGTCCTGCTACAGCTTCACCTCCGATTGCTACGGCGAgagctcttcttctgctatCGCCGGTCAGGGTTTCATGCGTAACACCCTGGGTGCGGTGTCTCCCTTGTTCGCCTCCCAGTTCTTCCACAACGTCGGCTCTCAGTATGCCGGTCTGATCCTGGCTCTGATTGCCTCTGCCTTGACCCTTATTCCCTACGTGCTGTTCTGGTACGGACCTCAGCTCCGGGCTAGGAGTAAGCTCGCTAGTCTGGTTGTGCATGGCGATagcgagaagaagggccaCTCTGCTGGTCAGGGTGTGTAA
- a CDS encoding cytochrome P450 (COG:Q;~EggNog:ENOG410PG34;~InterPro:IPR001128,IPR017972,IPR002401,IPR036396;~PFAM:PF00067;~go_function: GO:0005506 - iron ion binding [Evidence IEA];~go_function: GO:0016705 - oxidoreductase activity, acting on paired donors, with incorporation or reduction of molecular oxygen [Evidence IEA];~go_function: GO:0020037 - heme binding [Evidence IEA];~go_process: GO:0055114 - oxidation-reduction process [Evidence IEA]) — protein MSIVIAVAFSCLFLISLYLFVYQQYPSFPLPPGPRGKPIFGNLSDLPPPDTPEWQHWMKHRERYGPITSVTILGQPIIILHDAHIATELLEKRSLKYSSRPRSVFLGEMIGWNDTLAMQPYNTRFRLYRKALHQILGTKSLVSKFNSLQELEARRLLRRMLDDPGEWVQHLKTEAGAIILKIGYGYDINPHGRDKLVDLADDSMETFSAVLNQTWLVDLVPGLKYLPSWLPFSFHKKAQSWHTQLLTTIETPYRMVREQMVSGIAPPSYLRNLLQEEDTKKEKSLSAEEEFTAKWTAGSLYLGGADTTVSTLTTFILSMALNPQVQAKAQAELDTILGPYTIPKLSDRDELPYVNSIVKESLRWYPVAPMGLPHLCVEGDVYDGYSIPKGAMVMGNIWAITHDPNIYPHPEKFDPDRFLGENPQPDPSGWVFGFGRRVCPGRVLADASVFVTVGMVLSALRISLEGGRGGEVRFTPGVVSHPVLDGVRVQARSQRHEEVIREVSVGV, from the exons ATGAGTATCGTAATCGCGGTCGCATTTTCCTGTCTTTTCCTCATATCCCTCTACCTCTTCGTCTATCAACAatacccctccttcccccttcctcctggACCCAGAGGCAAGCCTATATTCGGAAACCTATCCGACCTGCCACCTCCGGATACCCCAGAATGGCAACACTGGATGAAACACAGAGAGCGTTACG GTCCAATAACTTCTGTGACCATCCTCGGCCAACCCATAATCATCCTTCACGATGCGCACATAGCCACTGAGCTCCTCGAAAAGCGCTCCCTCAAGTACTCCTCCCGACCACGATCAGTCTTCCTCGGTGAAAT GATAGGATGGAACGACACCCTCGCCATGCAGCCATACAATACACGCTTCCGCTTATACCGTAAAGCCCTGCACCAGATCCTAGGAACCAAGAGCCTAGTATCGAAGTTCAATTCGCTACAGGAGCTCGAAGCGAGACGGCTGTTACGTCGTATGTTAGATGATCCGGGGGAGTGGGTGCAGCATTTAAAGAC GGAAGCcggcgccatcatcctcaaaaTCGGGTACGGATACGACATCAACCCGCACGGGAGGGACAAGTTAGTCGATTTGGCAGACGACTCGATGGAGACGTTTTCAGCGGTGCTGAACCAGACGTGGTTGGTAGATTTGGTTCCTGgtt TGAAATACCTCCCCTCCTGGctccccttctctttccataAGAAGGCCCAGTCCTGGCATACCcagctcctcaccaccatcgagACGCCGTACCGGATGGTACGGGAGCAGATGGTTTCCGGAATAGCACCTCCATCTTACCTGCGCAACCtcctgcaggaggaggatacTAAGAAGGAAAAGTCCCTCTCAGCGGAGGAAGAATTTACAGCCAAGTGGACAGCAGGGTCACTGTATTTAGGTGGGGCTGATACA ACAGTATCAACCCTCACGACTTTCATCCTCAGCATGGCCCTAAACCCCCAGGTACAAGCCAAAGCGCAAGCCGAGCTCGACACCATCCTAGGCCCTTACACCATCCCCAAACTCTCCGACAGAGATGAACTACCCTACGTCAACTCCATCGTGAAAGAATCTCTGCGTTGGTATCCGGTTGCTCCGATGGGATTACCGCATCTATGTGTGGAGGGGGATGTGTATGATGGGTATTCCATTCCCAAAGGGGCGATGGTGATGGGTAATATATG GGCCATAACCCACGATCCAAACATCTACCCACATCCGGAGAAATTCGATCCGGACAGATTCCTGGGTGAGAACCCTCAGCCGGATCCGTCGGGATGGGTGTTTGGGTTCGGGAGGAGAGTGTGTCCCGGACGGGTGTTGGCGGACGCGAGTGTTTTTGTGACGGTTGGGATGGTATTAAGTGCTTTGAGGATTTCGCTggagggtgggaggggaggggaggtgaGATTTACGCCTGGGGTGGTCAGTCATCCTGTTTTGGATGGAGTGAGGGTCCAAGCGAGGAGTCAGAGGCATGAGGAGGTTATTAGGGAAGTTAGTGTTGGTGTATAG
- a CDS encoding uncharacterized protein (COG:S;~EggNog:ENOG410Q1ZV;~antiSMASH:Cluster_6.1), with protein sequence MDMYDPKDIGVGNDITALAPYFRLGLDLTRAQDEEAEKPWQIDQDLTDVQIPKNLETLLPDFALGLGTEHCDVRLIRPRLSAILMVLLAKVMQEACTSGVNEEDPATKSASNSERPSVDYSTPCWMVDQKIILPPVTDFETDTMEITMHFLLLYGCRPTLDTNVIVLRKQTIVPDEGWGVLAAMCKFISTPLSFLELMDIEFGRPAAIHRQRKEAGDNGDIYGIHTDTYTWNFFHLNDSGKYSTKLNLSWYLDQKEVIGRLCHIIREAATLSREVGGRDPMLGVFESETEDKSDDEKSDQWSLY encoded by the exons ATGGATATGTATGATCCCAAGGATATAGGGGTGGGGAATGACATAACTGCCCTTGCACCTTATTTCAGACTTGGCCTCGATCTCACTCGGGCTCAGGATGAGGAAGCGGAGAAGCCATGGCAGATTGACCAGGACCTTACCGATGTTCAAATACCAAAGAATCTGG AGACTCTATTGCCGGACTTCGCTTTAGGGCTCGGTACTGAACATTGTGACGTGAGATTGATTCGGCCTCGACTGAGTGCAATACttatggtgttgttggccaAGGTCATGCAGGAAGCTTGCACCAGTGGAGTTAACGAAGAAGACCCAGCAACTAAGTCTGCGTCCAACTCCGAGCGCCCTTCAGTTGACTATTCAACGCCATGCTGGATGGTTGACCAGAAAATTATTCTTCCACCTGTCACTGACTTCGAAACTGATACTATGGAGATTACTATGCATTTTCTTCTACTGTACGGCTGCCGCCCAACTTTGGATACAAACGTCATTGTGCTTCGGAAACAGACGATCGTCCCCGATGAGGGCTGGGGAGTCCTTGCAGCTATGTGTAAGTTCATTTCTACTCCCTTGTCATTTCTAGAGTTGATGGACATTGAATTCGGTCGACCAGCCGCTATTCATCGCCAGCGGAAAGAGGCAGGCGATAACGGGGACATTTACGGAATCCATACCGATACCTATACCTGGAATTTCTTCCACCTGAACGATAGCGGCAAG TATTCAACCAAATTGAATTTGTCCTGGTACTTGGACCAAAAGGAGGTCATCGGTCGCCTCTGCCACATAATAAGAGAAGCTGCAACTCTCTCCCGAGAAGTAGGCGGTAGGGATCCTATGCTGGGTGTCTTTGAGTCAGAAACCGAAGACAAAAGTGATGACGAGAAGTCTGATCAATGGTCGCTCTACTAA